Proteins from one Triticum aestivum cultivar Chinese Spring unplaced genomic scaffold, IWGSC CS RefSeq v2.1 scaffold114269, whole genome shotgun sequence genomic window:
- the LOC123172440 gene encoding uncharacterized protein, which translates to MRPLTLLPQSRRHFREEKKRRLPRHGVPHAADPQVGENLVPEGSSADHTRRTVVGVTMQEGTVLSGDERVCGASGAAAMSGQGRICSTTQAMAMSRECLICSAAQAAVVRRDSSPHTSELSTGKITPEALLRIRGCGLVPLAQPGHLGQPV; encoded by the exons ATGCGGCCCCTGACTCTTCTGCCCCAGAGCCGCAGGCATTTTCGTGAGGAAAAGAAGAGGCGACTGCCGCGCCATGGAGTTCCTCATGCAGCCGATCCGCAG GTCGGGGAGAATCTGGTGCCGGAAGGTTCGTCGGCGGATCATACAAGGCGAACTGTGGTGGGGGTGACGATGCAGGAGGGCACGGTCTTGAGCGGCGACGAGCGGGTCTGTGGGGCGTCCGGAGCGGCGGCAATGAGCGGCCAAGGGCGAATCTGCAGCACTACGCAGGCGATGGCCATGAGCCGCGAATGTCTAATCTGCAGCGCGGCGCAGGCGGCAGTGGTGAGAAGGGACAGCTCGCCTCACACGTCTGAGCTGTCGACGGGGAAGATAACTCCCGAGGCTCTGCTTCGAATAAGAG GTTGCGGATTGGTGCCGCTGGCCCAACCAGGGCACCTTGGCCAACCTGTGTAG